A segment of the uncultured Desulfobulbus sp. genome:
TCCCCCGTATGGTTGCGATGATATATAGAATCAATGGTGTTAACGATGTCTTCGAGCCGAACAAGTGTCTGATCAGTCGGTGAAGAGAACGACGGGTGGGAGGCCGGTCAATTGATCGGTGGGCCATCTGCTGGAACCAGGTTTGAAGACTCCCCCTTCTCCGAAAGAGAGGGGAGGCCCAAAACGGTGAAAAGATTTTTGGAGAACAGAGGAAGATTGAGGTTTCCTCTATCGTACGATTAGCACCAAACCTCTATGTGGATCCTGTTTTCATCACAGGAGTATTTCAATACATTGACCAGCAACCCGTTGATAGAAAAAAAAGGGGCAAGGCTTGCATCTGAAAAAGTGCTAGTGACCGTGACAATTCGAGCCTGGTGCAGGACAAGGCAACCTCTTTGGTTTTTCTCGCCTGCACCAGGGCTATTTCCATTGCTCGGGGGGAAGTTTACAGACCGGCAAGATCAAAGCGATCAAGATTCATCACTTTGTTCCAAGCAGCAACGAAGTCGTGCATAAACTTCTCCTGACCATCTGCGCAGGCATACACCTCAGCCAACGCCCGCAACTGGGAATTGGAACCAAAAACGAGGTCGACTCGGGTCGCTTGCCACTTCACCTCTCCAGAGCCCCGGTCCCGTCCCTCGTACACTCCATGGTCGCCAACAGGGTGCCATGTGGTTTTCATGTCGAGAAGATTGACAAAAAAATCATTGGTCAGTGCCCCCGGATGATTGGTAAACATCCCGTAAGGCGTCTGGTTGTAATTGGCACCAAGCACACGCATGCCACCAATGAGGACCGTCATCTCGGGTGCAGTCAAGGTAAGTAACTGCGCACGATCGAGCAGCAGTTCTTCCGCAGTTACGCTGTATTGCGCCTTTTGAAAATTGCGAAATCCATCAGCAGCGGGTTCAAGGACGGCAAAACTTGTCACCTCGGTCTGCTCCTGCGTGGCATCGGTCCTGCCAGGAGTAAAGGGGACCTCCACGGCACCACCAGCCTTTTTGATAGCCTGCTCCACAGCGGCACAGCCACCGAGCACTATTAGATCGGCAATGGAAACCTTTTTGCCGCCTGTTTGCGCACCGTTGAAGGATTGCTGAATCTCTTGGTAGGTTTGCAGGACTTTTGCAAGCTCCTGGGGCTGATTGACCTGCCAGTCCTTTTGTGGGGTGAGGCGGATGCGTGCACCGTTGGCGCCTCCGCGTTTGTCGGATCCGCGAAAGGTGGCGGCAGATGCCCAGGCAGTTGTGACCAGTTGCGATACCGTCAGGTTCGATTCGAGAATTTTGGTCTTGAGCTCCTCTATATCCCCCTTATCAATGAGTTGGTAATCCGCTTTAGGAATCGGATCCTGCCAGATGAGTTCTTCTGCCGGAACCTCAGAGCCGAGATAGCGTGAACGCGGGCCCATGTCGCGGTGGGTCAGTTTGAACCAGGCACGGGCAAAGGCATCGGCAAATTCTTCCGGATTTTCGAGGTAGCGACGAGCTATCGGCTCGTAAATAGGATCAAATTTAAGAGAAAGATCGGCTGTGGTCATCATTGGACGCAGTTTCTTCGTGGGATCATGAGCATCGACAACCATGTCTTCCTCATCCACGTCTTTGGCAAGCCACTGATAGGCACCGGCAGGGCTTTTCACCAATTCCCACTCGTATTTGAAAAGAACCTTCAAATAGCCCATATCCCACTTGATCGGGTTGGGTTTCCAGGCACCTTCAATACCACTGCCGATAGTGTCCCCACCTTTTCCGATGCCATAACTGCTTTTCCAGCCCAACCCCATCTCTTCGATGGGTGCGGCTTCCGGTTCCGGTCCCACATGGGTCGCAGGCCCGGCACCATGACATTTACCGAAGGTGTGGCCGCCGGCAACCAAGGCGACGGTTTCCTCGTCGTTCATCGCCATTCGAGCGAAGGTCTCGCGGACGTCTTTTGCTGATTCAATTGGAACTGGAGATCCGTCTGGTCCTTCCGGATTAACGTAGATCAGTCCCATCTGCACAGCTGCGAGGGGATTATCCAGGTCACGTTCGCCACTGTAACGGCTATGCGGTTTATCACTGGTCGCCAGCCACTCCTGTTCAGCTCCCCAGTAAACATCCTCTTCCGGTTCCCAGATGTCTTCACGTCCACCGCCAAAACCAAAAGTCTTGACTCCCATGGATTCGAGGGCGCAGTTACCGGCCAAAATCATCAAGTCGGCCCAAGAGATGCTGCGTCCATACTTTTGCTTGATCGGCCAGAGTAACCGTCTTGCCTTGTCGAGATTGACATTATCCGGCCAACTGTTGAGCGGGGCAAAACGTTGCGAACCCGAACCTGCACCTCCCCGACCATCCCCCATACGATAGGTCCCGGCACTGTGCCAGGCCATGCGGATAAACAGCGGTCCATAATGACCATAATCCGCAGGCCACCAGTCCTGGGAATCAGTCATGAGGGCATAGAGATCTTTTTTTAGAGCTGAAAGGTCGAGCCTTTTGAATTCGTCTGCGTAGTCAAACTGTTTTCCCATCGGGTTGCTCAGCGTAGAATGCTGATGCAGAATCTTCAGATTGAGCTGATTGGGCCACCAATCGCGATTAGTGGTCCCTTTTCCTGCGTTGGAGATGTGCGTCTTTCCTGTTACAGGACATTTCCCGCTTTCAGTCATGATCGTTCCTCCTACCTGTGGTTGCGCTGCGAGTTGAGAAATACCATTTGCTCTGCCCGTTGCAGAGATATCTACCAAGTGCAGGCGAACTGTTTTCGGGTACGGCACACAGCGGTGAAAAAATGGCTGTTCGCGAGCGCCACTTCCTTCAGGCCGTTATATGCTCAACCATGCCTGTATAATTTCGACGAACATGTTTACGGCAAAGGCTACAATGAACATTGACCAACAAGAATGCATCAAATGCTCAAGATTCAATCTGCCTATCCCCCCAAAAAAGACGAAGGGTTAATTACTGACGTTCCTGGTCAACTCTGGGATCTCTGCGTCAACCGAGGTGGGTAGATCAACATATCAGTCTTAACTCTGGGACCAAATGAATAATAATTCTCTTATGCTGAGAAATTCAATGGGATTTCGAAGAGGAAGGTTTTACCTGATGAATAATCCTACTAGATAAGAATTGTTCTTACAAGCTTTATCAACATCTGATCAGAGTTTGAGGAAATTTGTTTGAGATGAAATGAGGAGGAGTACACTCACCACTCCATGCTCACAGAAAGCCATTGAGGCCAAACGCAAAAAACCCCCAAGCAGCTAAGCTGCTTGGGGGTTTTATATAAAGAATCGGCGGCGACCTACTCTCCCACACAGTCTCCCGTGCAGTACCATCGGCGCTGAAGAGCTTAACTTCCGTGTTCGGAATGGGAACGGGTGGGGCCTCTTCGCTATGGCCACCGAAAAAATCGGTATAATAACTATGACAATTTGAATAGCAGGGTAAACTTTGTTTAGAAAAGAATATGGTTAAGCCGCACGGCTATTTAGTATCGGTTAGCTCCATGTGTTGCCACACTTCCACACCCGACCTATCTACGTTGTAGTCTCCAACGAGCCTTCAGGTACCTTACGGTACGGGATATCTTATCTTGGAGTGGGTTTCCCGCTTAGATGCTTTCAGCGGTTATCCCTTCCGAACATAGCTACCCAGCGATGCCCTTGGCAGAACAACTGGTACACCATTGGTTCGTCCATCCCGGTCCTCTCGTACTAGGGAAAGATCTCCTCAAATATCCTGCGCCCGCAACAGATAAGGACCAAACTGTCTCACGACGTTTTAAACCCAGCTCACGTACCACTTTAATCGGCGAACAGCCGAACCCTTGGGACCTGCTCCAGCCCCAGGATGTGATGAGCCGACATCGAGGTGCCAAACCTCCCCGTCGATGTGGACTCTTGGGGGAGATAAGCCTGTTATCCCCGGAGTACCTTTTATCCGTTGAGCGACGACCCTTCCATGCGGAATCGCCGGATCACTAAGACCTACTTTCGTACCTGCTCGAGATGTCTCTCTCGCAGTCAAGCTCCCTTATGCCTTTACACTCTACGGCTGGTTTCCAATCAGCCTGAGGGAACCATCGCGCGCCTCCGTTACTCTTTGGGAGGCGACCGCCCCAGTCAAACTACCCACCAGACACTGTCCCGGATCCGGATCACGGACCGCGGTTAGAGTTCAAAGATAACAAGGGTGGTATTTCAAGGTTGACTCCACGCATACTAGCGTACACGCTTCAAAGTCTCCCACCTATCCTACACATGTTATCCCTAAACACAATGCCAAGCTATAGTAAAGGTTCACGGGGTCTTTCTGTCTTGTTGCGGGTAACCGGCATCTTCACCGGTACTACAGTTTCGCTGAGTCTCTGGTTGAGACAGTAGGGAAATCGTTACGCCATTCGTGCAGGTCGGAACTTACCCGACAAGGAATTTCGCTACCTTAGGACCGTTATAGTTACGGCCGCCGTTTACCGGGGCTTCGGTTCGATGCTTTGCTTGCGCTGACATGTCCCCTTAACCTTCCGGCACCGGGCAGGCGTCAGACCCTATACTTCGTCTTACGACTTCGCAGAGTCCTGTGTTTTTAGTAAACAGTCGCTCCCCCCATTTCACTGCAACCCAACTAGGCTCACATTTGTAAAAAAGTTCACCATGTGGGCACACCTTCTCCCGAAGTTACGGTGCTATTTTGCCGAGTTCCTTAACCAGAGTTCTCTCAAGCGCCTTAGTATTTTCTACCTGTCTACCTGTGTCGGTTTACGGTACGGTCACCAATGTGAAAGTATACGAGGCTTTTCCTGGAAGCATGGAATCAACCACTTTGTAGCCCTTGGGGCTTCGTCATCACGCCTCAACGTTATGAGGACCCGGATTTGCCTAAGTCCTCCGTCTACACGCTTAAACCAGGACAACCAACGCCTGGATGGCCTATCCTTCTCCGTCCCCTCTTATACTGTATCCACATCAGCGGTACGGGAATATTAACCCGTTTCCCATCGACTACGCTTTTCAGCCTCGCCTTAGGGGCCGACTAACCCTGAGCAGATTAACTTGACTTCAGGAAACCTTAGACTTTCGGCGTGAAGGTTTTTCACCTTCATTATCGCTACTCGTGTCAACATAAGCTCTTGTGATACCTCCAGCACACCTCGCGATGCACCTTCTCAGGCCTACACAATGTTCTCCTACCATCGATTGCTCGATCCGTAGCTTCGGTACTATGCTTGAGCCCCGTTACATTTTAGGCGCAAATTCACTAGACCAGTGAGCTATTACGCTTTCTTTAAAGGATTGCTGCTTCTAAGCCAACCTCCTGGTTGTCTCAGCAATTTCACCTCCTTTTCCACTTAGCATAGTTTAGGGACCTTAGCTGACGGTCTGGGTTCTTTCCCTCTCGACCACGGAACTTATCTCCCGCAGTCTGACTCCCGCGATTGAACTTGGCGGCATTCGGAGTTTGTTAAGGGTTGGTAAGCCGGTGGGCCCCCTAGCCTAGACAGTGCTCTACCTCCGCCAGTCGATTCGCAAGGCTATACCTAAATATATTTCGGAGAAAACCAGCTATCACCGAGTTTGATTAGCCTTTCACTCCTATCCACACCTCATCCAAGCAGTTTTCAACCTACAATGGTTCGGGCCTCCATTTCGTGTTACCGAAACTTCACCCTGGACATGGATAGATCACCCGGCTTCGGGTCTACCCCATGCAACTTGACGCCCAGTTAAGACTCGCTTTCGCTACGGCTCCACCTAACGGCTTAACCTTGCTGCATAGGGTAACTCGTTGACTCATTATGCAAAAGGCACGCTGTCACATCACATGGATGCTCCAACTGCTTGTAAGCTGACGGTTTCAGTTTCTATTTCACTCCCCTCCCGGGGTTCTTTTCACCTTTCCCTCACGGTACTGGTTCACTATCGGTCACTAGGGAGTATTTAGCCTTGGAAGATGGTCCTCCCGGATTCCCACAAGGTTTCACGTGTCTCGTGGTACTCGGGGACACCCTAGGGTGGGTCAAGATTTCGCGTACTGGATTATCACCATCTCTGATCGGCCTTTCCATACCGTTCCGCTATCTCTCACCAATCCCATGTCGGGGCCCCACAACCCCTACAAGTAAACTTGTAGGTTTGGGCTATTCCGCGTTCGCTCGCCACTACTTGCGGAATCTCAATTGATTTCTTTTCCTGAGGGTACTGAGATGTTTCACTTCCCCTCGTTCGCCTTCAGTACCTATGTATTGAGTACTGAATGACAGAGTTTGAACTCTGCCGGGTTGCCCCATTCGGAAATCTCCGGGTCAAAGCCTGTTAACAGCTCACCGAAGCTTATCGCAGTTTTCCACGTCCTTCATCGCCTCCTAGTGCCAAGGCATCCGCCGTCAGCCCTTAGTAGCTTAACCATAAGTCTTTTTTAAACTAAGTTTTGCTC
Coding sequences within it:
- the katG gene encoding catalase/peroxidase HPI, which translates into the protein MTESGKCPVTGKTHISNAGKGTTNRDWWPNQLNLKILHQHSTLSNPMGKQFDYADEFKRLDLSALKKDLYALMTDSQDWWPADYGHYGPLFIRMAWHSAGTYRMGDGRGGAGSGSQRFAPLNSWPDNVNLDKARRLLWPIKQKYGRSISWADLMILAGNCALESMGVKTFGFGGGREDIWEPEEDVYWGAEQEWLATSDKPHSRYSGERDLDNPLAAVQMGLIYVNPEGPDGSPVPIESAKDVRETFARMAMNDEETVALVAGGHTFGKCHGAGPATHVGPEPEAAPIEEMGLGWKSSYGIGKGGDTIGSGIEGAWKPNPIKWDMGYLKVLFKYEWELVKSPAGAYQWLAKDVDEEDMVVDAHDPTKKLRPMMTTADLSLKFDPIYEPIARRYLENPEEFADAFARAWFKLTHRDMGPRSRYLGSEVPAEELIWQDPIPKADYQLIDKGDIEELKTKILESNLTVSQLVTTAWASAATFRGSDKRGGANGARIRLTPQKDWQVNQPQELAKVLQTYQEIQQSFNGAQTGGKKVSIADLIVLGGCAAVEQAIKKAGGAVEVPFTPGRTDATQEQTEVTSFAVLEPAADGFRNFQKAQYSVTAEELLLDRAQLLTLTAPEMTVLIGGMRVLGANYNQTPYGMFTNHPGALTNDFFVNLLDMKTTWHPVGDHGVYEGRDRGSGEVKWQATRVDLVFGSNSQLRALAEVYACADGQEKFMHDFVAAWNKVMNLDRFDLAGL